The Artemia franciscana chromosome 13, ASM3288406v1, whole genome shotgun sequence genomic sequence GGCTCAATCCTGCATTCTATGGGTATAATGAGAGAAacattgagatggctagggcatgttctgcagaagaaagatgacagattgccaaagagtGTGTTTTTTGGCGAACTGTCTAGGGCAAAACAGAAAACAGGCTATCTGTGGTGGGGGTGGGATgatgtcataaaaaaagatttaaaggaaaggggggtttcctgggaaggtgtaaagacagaggctttgaatagattgggatggaggaggagcatgtatagctgtattggcctcaggcagcttggtgccctggtgagttgttagtagttgtaAAAGTATTACTTTAAATTGCACTTAGAGCAATTTAAGATAATAATATCTTGTTTGCTGTTCCTCGGACTAATTTAAGGTTGATGCTTGCCCCAGCAGAGGTTCTAACCTTTGCAAATTTATTACAATGGGGCAAAGAAGGTAGTAGATATTTGAATTAAACTTTCCACAGTTGGCTCAAATACCATACCCTGAAACCCTCAAGAAATTTAATTCCTTAAGATCAGCTCTGGTTAGCAATACTTTTGGGTAGGCTAAAACTCTAGATGATAAACTTTTACTATCTTGTAAAGCATATAAGTTAGGTAAATGAAACTTTCGAAAATGAGTCCAGAGCCTGGACAATGTCTGTGAAAGTATGTTCAAGCTAGTAAATTTACTCTTtccttattacttaagataatttatttttaacaggaCATCACAAGCTCTAATAGAGCCGAATTTGTCTCACATGTccgaaaagaaaaagcaaaacaaaggaACGAATAATACAGCAGgagaaaagtaaaagaaacaccaatcaagcataaaaattgtaaatacaaatttaacaCAGAAGAACAAAATGAACTTTATGTGATTAATGGCAAAAACAGAAAGGGTGAGGgatgaagaaaaatcacaggCTAGAGGAAAAACATTGCAAATTTGTTACCAATATCAAATACTGTGAAATCAAAAAGCACTTAAAATCCAGTCAAATTACctgtcaaaataaaatatttacaatcaAAGAAAAGATTATGCCAAAGACAAggtcaaaaatgaaatagagCATAAATGAATATCCCAAATGGGCGAAATAAAAGTgaccaaagataaaaaaaaacatgtttattttGAGCATACAGTAACAACTAAAATAATGGACAGGGGAGTTAATTTTAGCGCTGGACATACCTCAGGGATTATTAAGGTAATCCAAGataaaggggataaaactttTTTGGAGCCTTTTGGTAATGGTATGGATCAGAGAATACATTGGAATTACCAAGAAAGCTAGGCAGGGGAGTTGAGATCTAATGGGGTCATGAAAATTGGGAAAGATGTCCTCACTACAAGGATTAGATATTGTGGATttagaaaaacacaaacaaatttgtTCTCTCCTTTCTTTTAACATGGTAATGTGTGCGGATTTCCCAAAGAAGAATTATAGAAATTTACTCTATTTGTAGATCATCCTGAGTACCCACTTTTGGACCAACTCAATTTTGTCACAAAGTTCACTTGAAAGTTGTGAATGTGTAATGGCCCCTATGTGacaggccatggagccttgtaggggtagagagttattgttgtccatttatttttgatgttaataaactgaactgaactgccAGAttggacatgcatattccaataatgGCCtgataaatgataaataaacaTGGAGGGAATGCATCTTTGGGCAATTAGATTTGTTCAAAGGTTTTGCcatatataataaaacatttgCATGTTTAACAATATTTGAAAGATGCATGTCCCACTTAAGATTATttgaaattgtgacaccaaggatTTTAACACATTTCATAAGCATTTTGAGTGGGATAGGGTCAAGGAAAATacgagtagatttcaagaaattcattttgattttatttgatcTAGTGgaatttaatttcatatttaggtTCTTAGCTTCATCCAAAACATGGGTTAGGATTTTGAGagggtcacttttaatatttctttgacaTACTTAAAGGATCAACAATTAATCTATGTATTTCCACCTTTAGGGGAATTCCTTATTAATATTGTCAATGATGGCTAGAAATAAAAGCGATCCCTACTAGATTCTTTGAGGAATTCCACAATATACAGGGAGGAGGTTAgaggaaatatttttgtattttacaacttgatGTCTATTTAGAAGAAACAATACAACAACACTTACTAAGAGAGAGTCAAGTTCAAAGTTAACCAGTAGTGAACAAATTAGGGTGTTGTGGTCAACCAGGTCAAAAACTTTTTGGGAATCAACTAAGACAGGGGTTAGCCAAATATTTGGTTTCTCAATGTTACTCATATGGGTATGTATTAAGTTCATAAGGTAATGGGTGGTGAAAGTTCTCCTTAAATTATCAAACTGTTGGACATCAACATATGctcaaattttaactttaagcCAGTAGTAGTGAGTCTAATGGGGTGTATATTGGCAAAAGTCAGAATGGATCATTTTTTGGGACAAGTGTTATAAAACCTTGTTTCCAGAAACTTGGgaagttataaaaattttgtgatgtggttgaaaatatttgataaaggCTCAGCAATTTTGTCTGAAAAGGGTTTAATTAAGTCAACTGAAATGTCCAAGGGATGAGTACTTGATTTTCTCAGCTTTAGGagtttatttataacatcaAAGGGAGAAATTAGGGGGAAGGAGATATTTGGAGAAATGGTTAGACTTGGGCCAGTGGAAAGAAGGGGGGGTACTTTGAACAATGGAAGCAAGGTGATTGGCAGTCTTATTAGGGGGTTTAGGgaaatgaaaattaacttcaaaagGACTTTTTCCACATAAATTGTTtggtttcatcacaagctgtctaaagtggAAACTATGCTAGAAAGCAGAATAGTTTCCACactatagcacttagaaatgctaattctagaagcatatccatttctggttgaccctcctacTACatgggcaaactaaaaatgcataaagtaggCAAGGTTTTGAAACCAAGGGAaaagttggggttgtacaatattaactaaattatattttatatactaaTTCTAGttatcactggtaatttctgtatagtaggaagtgaaaagataattaaaaaactcacACATCCAATAATGTTCATATCCAAGATGGTTCACTTTTGAGTTGATGGACATCCATCAATATCTATTGGGCTGTTTCTcaagaaaacaaatttccaattttGCATACAGGtaatattacctatagagcaaagtgtagtagtccatgagccctgtgggtagcagggcaaggtctgtgTTCTATATTTATGAAATAAGCATAGAAAACAGACCTCACCCAGTTGCCTGCAgagctcatggactaatacacttTGATTTATAcataatgttacctgtaagcaagcccagttcatacatttttagtttgccccattgAGGAGAAGGGTCAACTagaaatggatgtgcttctagaattagTATTTCTTGTGCTATAGTATGGAAactttgcagcatagtttccagtttagacaccttgtgatgaaactaaacaattagCCTACCAAATCTTACTTTACTTTAGTTTACTTTACTTTAAGTTCCCCCCTAAcctgcaaatatatagcctaaattatatatgTTTCATGCATTTTTCTATATGTTGCTCTTTAGTGCAAATAGCTTAGATTTACAGTAAAGAAGCAAtgctgacaaaataaaaaaagagaaaaaagtatgGGAAACATACAGTTTAGGTGCTAGGCTATATTAAcatattaggggaggggggggtaaaaaCAAGTGCAGTGCCTTTAGGAATAATATAAGAAAGCATTTAAGAATCTTTCAAAGCTGTTTACAAATTGTAAGTAGGCTATTTCTTTTGAGTGAGCCTAAATGTAAATCAACACCAAATGTAGCAATAATGCCATTCCTAGGGCTATAACTGGAACCATAAGggggtttatatatatatatatacatatatatatatatatatatatatatatatatatatatatatatatatatatatatatattatatatatatatatatatatatatatatatatatatatatatttctctttatttttattagaagaacctggaaaaaaaatcagaagatgAGGAAATCCCTCAATAAAGGTCTATGCTGAAAgaccaaaatatatttaatttatgggGAGAAAGCATGAATTGGATACACTGGTGCTTATTTTCTCCTAAAGTTACGACTGATATAAGGCAGAGACAGAACTTACGGTTTAGGTAGGTCTCAAGTGTACTAGCCATgcttgtttttctaatttagttATTTTGCCGGTTAGAGACatctatatttttgtaattgtcGAAGGTACCTTTTCTCTGGTCCCACTTAAAAATTCCTTATCGAGAATCATACCACAAGACTACAAGCCATAAAAAGACAATATTATCAAACCATAGATCAAGCCTTTCCTTGCCTCAGTAAAGAATTTATGTGAGACATCGTTACCACCAAGTGACTTGAACTCGAATAACTCATCGTCACTCCGAGTCATAAAATTAATTCCCAAGCCAGGATTAATTTGATTCCTAACATCAAATTGACTAACAATCCCCTTCCATGAGTAATAGGATATTGTAAGGGACTATTTCTTAGagatttatcatttttaatgGAGGTGTTTATTAATATACTTCAAGTGAGGTAAACTCAAAActatgaagaagaagaaattacaaatttctttatttacaaaataaccatgaatgttttatttgttttaacgaTCTACATTTCCGATTTTATGCTGGATTTATTGTTTTAGATGCTATTTTCAATTACCTCTGAATGATCTATGTTTCAAATTATCCACTCAGTTAGGAGTATGACAAATTTGTATAAGTTAATGATTTTCTTTCtgcaagaaaaaaaggagatgtATAGCTATTGGGATGGTAAAAACATAGCTTAAATAGACTCAATTAAAACACACCATAGAtgtatttgaaattttctgaatgtgaATTCGGTGTTCCAACAATATTTAGATGACTCCTTCTATTTCGTAAATATCATTagttagaaaattatttgaattcgACTCTTTTTTGCAGACCACGTTCCTACCACTATCATGTTcctaaagaaaaattgattttaaaatttttggttgTTAAATATGAGTTTGGAGAATTgaaataattgtaaaattatACAAACCAGCAATGATGGCGAAGAGGGGGGACTACAATAAGTTGATACATCTGGCGAGACCGAACTAAAACATATTCAAAGATAGTGACGTGCCTTAATAATTCCTTATTACATAATTTAAGAAAggttaaaataacaaaaaaatcatttttctccTAAGGAGAGTATTATAAGGTTAATTTCTATCATTGGATATACTATTCATAACAATGATTTGCATTATTTGGCAGTCTTTTATTTTCGAATTTTGCAAATATAATTACCGTtagcatttttcttctttgttttaaacAGAGTTTTTAGGACCTGACCAACTAGTCAAAATACCTGCTAGAGTCTCTACAAgggaaaataaggagcagctgCTGGATGTCACCCATTGTAAAACCAGTTAAATATACTAACTGAAAAACacttaaataagaataaaaagcaGTGTGACTATGTCTATCCTTCCCTTCTTACAGTTTGTCTACTTAAATAGACTTCATTGTACAAGACTTCTGTACACTTGAATGGgataaaaatttcttatttttaaaccaCCAGAATTCTAATCTCTTTGAAGTTGTAGGACTGGAGGATAGTTTCAAGCACTTAAAGAATTTCTTATGTCCGAGGCGGCTAGCGGCAAAACAGAATCGTTGTCTGAATGATTTGTGGTATAATATGAAGCATGTTCCAGATAAGGGTGTTTTATAAAGCCAATTttaattatctatttttatctcgactgattttcattttctttggtGTTCCCGGCTCCTTTTCGAAATAGTCGCAAATCTATTCTCATACATTAAGTTGTGTAGTGTTGAATCCcagtaaaatttgatttttgctaaaaagagttccatttgaaatatttatcatgagataatttttaaaactagttttttaaattcagttGAATAATATAACGTGGAATAATATTTGAGTTTGGAGTGCACctgaattttatttgatttgtatgGAAAGGTGAAGTCTACAATAAAAAGCTATGAAAAGGTTAATATGTGTGCCTGTTGATCCAGGGCTTGTAGCCTCGGCTAGTCACCTGTAATTCCAGGTTCAGTTCAACACCAGCAGCAATTTTCTAAGCAAGTATCTTTAAATGTTGCAATTCAGTCACTATCACTATAGTTCAATCTTCTCTCAACTGCAACAAATGCTGCAGTCATGATACCGTTTCCTGCATTCTGGATAAGATGAAAACAACCTAATTTACTTTCttatcttattctttttttagatacaAATAATGTCTTATTCGCCGATCGCGTATGTGCTATGCTTCAGCATCGGGATTGCTTTGATTCCAAATCAAGCAGATGCCAGTAAGTTcttatttctttcttatttatttattttatttttatttatttatcttatctattttatttatttatttttcttatttatttctttatttatttatttcttaacaaGACTTAAGCTATAAAAGACATTCGTATTTAAGAATATTCGTTTCACTTCGTGAGATACAAAAGGAACTTAATACTGATATGCATTCAAGAGCTTAAGTTGACCAACACTCCAGTCACACCCTTTTCAAAATCTTAGCAAACCGTAGGCAAATGGAAGTGGATAATAgtattctctaaaaaaaattcctacacTGACGCCCTTCCTGTTTGTGTTCCTGTCTTTGCCACAGCATTTAGAATAGAATATTCTTTATTCAATACAATAGATGGAGCTAATTTGAGCATGTcatgacacaaaaaaaagaccaaaacaaggatgaaaagaaaaaaaaaataaataccaacaaaaaaaagttaaggcaGCAAGTACTCCTTCAaggtcaataaattaaaatgagtcataaaaaattaatataagtcaaaaatcaattttcacGGATAAAATAGTGACCGTTATACAGAATATATcagaatattaaatatataaataattagtaCACTCATAAACACTCATATATGAATACCTGAAATAAACTgcatcaaacattaaatatctGTCAAGGTAATATTGTTAAAAGATCGAGTTAAATAAGGGACAAATGATTTGCAATGTCAATCAGAACTAGAAACTGtagacaattattttttatttgtcggagtCTAGGGGCTGGTCCTTCAGTCAGGTGGCTCTCAAGGTCGCGTGGTAGACCAAAATGATCtggggaattcaaacaatttattCCAAATCGGTATGTCAACTCATGTCTATGACTATCAAGTGAATTCAAGCTGAGTTGTTTTAGTATATCATCATATGTTGAGTAGGTAAGTCCAAGTataattttcatagttttttttgtatcatcCCAACTCTATCTGATTGGTTTTTTATCAAGTCTGGACGCCAAGCTGGAcatgcatactcaagagaaggtctaacGTAGCTGCAGTATACAGATTTTAAAACCTCAGTTGGCATACCAAATCTTTTGAGGTTGGAAAGTGAATATAAAAGCGAGGCACCGTTTTTATTCAGATTGTCAACATGCGAGTTCCGTCTTAAATATTCTcgaattaattttgaaattatatttgaaaCATGTTCATAGTTCTTAAGATTTTGGTGTTGTAAATCCAAAATTGTTGTGAATAGTAAACgaaacgaagaaaaaatattccaatGGATTTAATGAGAACTGACAATATTATTAGGATAAATTGTTGAATCTAAATAATATTAGAGCAGTTTTTGGATACTATATTCCAATGAtgaatctttatttatttttaggtcaCATTCGAAGGCCAATTTATCCACAGTTTAGGAACATATCCAATCCTGTTGGTGCTTATAAGTAAGTTTTTGTGCTTTATTGTTTGATAATAGTATTAATCAGTATTTTGAATCTTTTTGCAAATGTTCTATAGTTCATTTTGTTAGTTGTAGGAAGAGTTGCGTAGTATTAATgtaaagtttatgttttttcacaattattCTTActggaaattagaaaaaagtgggttgaggatttttttttctgccacatTTATGCTTTTAATCGAATGCTTATACTTGAGTAATGCTATTGATTAGTTTTAGCCGTGGTGGGTTCCATTTAGGGTTTTACggtatttttacatataatctCTTGTACTATTGTcaaccttaatcttttgtcactCCTTTTTATTGTCGCTTCAATGAAGCGAATAGGCagacaaaaagattggaagggGTTGACAGAAGATTTTTTCCTTTACCAGGaaaaaacaaggatttttttttcaagtctttttaatgtaattttttctaaaaagtgAAACAAGCCAATCACTTTACTCAATCTTTCAGTTATGGTGTCGCTAtgaacaatttttactttttggctGGACAATCTGGACGACATCCAGTCACTGGACAAATTCAAGGTGACATAGAAACACAAACGAGGCAAGCGCTAAGAAACATCGGTACTGTCCTGTCTGCATTGAATCTGAACTTTACTCATGGTAAGGCTCTGACTCATCAATATTTAAGTGTTTATTTTCATCTAAGAATAATGTGCTCCCGCAGCACATTATAACCACAATTGATGATGCAGGGAGGCATCAACGTTATTCTTTCTATAAAATTATTCGGCTCATCGAAGGATTTGAAGACACTTAAAGTTATGTTagattagaaattttgaaaaagatcagaaaaaaaaacttaagaaaaaccTAACAtgattttaaaaggaaaagaggaTTTGTGGTTCCGATTCGTggtaattttggaagaaaccGTGAATTCCGTCTAGCCTATGTTGAAGATGTGTCGTCCAGGAAATTGGTTTAATTCTGGATTGGGCATTGAAGTATGTATTTTGTTT encodes the following:
- the LOC136034826 gene encoding putative regulator AldR, translated to MLVICEKNLQVIWKYLLLLTKIQIMSYSPIAYVLCFSIGIALIPNQADASHIRRPIYPQFRNISNPVGAYNYGVAMNNFYFLAGQSGRHPVTGQIQGDIETQTRQALRNIGTVLSALNLNFTHVLRSTLYLKQMRDVQTVDRVYREFFQVPYPARVTIGVAELPLEDSLIEIETIAYISSVGMVNLASYSIMLIGLFIIKFNVY